In the genome of Hevea brasiliensis isolate MT/VB/25A 57/8 chromosome 14, ASM3005281v1, whole genome shotgun sequence, the window GAACCAAAGATGAGTCTGGATGAAGTTCGAAAGGTGAAAGTCGAGTTTTAGAAGCAAAAGGAATTGCATGGGGCTTGTAATCATATTGCATGGCCCGTGCAATATGGCACTATAGAATACAAAGTGCATGGCTTGTGCAAAATGACCCGTACAATCCCTTGTACCCTGTGCAACCTTCTGTACAAAGGAAATCCAAGAAATAAAGGCAACAAAACGTTACATAGCCCTACCATGTGCAATGTTGCATGGGCCATGCAATGACTCCAAACAGGAATTTCAACCTGACTTTTCTTCCTTTTCACTAAATCCAGAAGGCTTCTAAGACTTTTAAGACTCTGAAATAAGGGTTTTTACACCATATATAAATACAATAAATCAAGGTTTCAATGAGGATCAACATTTTTACATTTAAGAGAACACATTACCTTCAAGAGAAGCGAGAGGAGAAACGGATCTGCAAGCTTTTCAGTTGAAGTTTCAAAAGTCCAAGGCTACAATTTTTCATCTATGTTATTTcattctattttcttctcatgttttccttattattttataaacttaattATAAAACTCACCATGCATGAGTAGTTTTCTTTATTTTAGGGCTAGGGATGTAGCATTTTCAATTTAGTTATGaatttggttttattttatttaatatattgggtattttattcttaaaatcaatctcgtgttcttaatgcatgctttgTGTTGAGtttcacttagtattgattctatatattaattgaaggactaaaaagtaAAGATTAATATTGGAATAACAGGATTTAAAACTTACGATTCTTGATCTAGAGCTAGGCTGGAATTCTATGtggatttaataattaattaagtaatttaatgagttttaattgatttaatcacTATGAAAGTAGAGTTTAAGTTAGTTAAGATAcaacttgagtgccttgagagaggacttgagataacttaggattaattcccTTCAaagtaataaattattatttattaaatgaatTGGATTaggtctataattgattgaaatgTGAATCATTAACTTTGTAATTTTTAATTCATTGATATTTAGTTTAGTTAATTAGTTTATATTTGCTTTTAGTGATAATTAGTTTTAGTTTAATCATCCCTTTCAAATTCAATagtctaaataattatatttgctatgtagtttggtactcaacacggttTTAATGGGAACGATAATCTACTCATCATTTTATTATTTGTTAACGATCCGTGCACTTACAAAATTTTGCACAACAAAATTAGAAGAgcttatgaatttaaacattataAATTGACATTTTGAAGTTTGGAAAATGTTGAtggatatatatacacacacatatacgCTGTGAGGCTTTGCGCAGGCATCTTATTGGTTTATGTTGTGTTGTGTTTTGTTAAGGCTCTTTAGAGCTAGTTTCAGTTGGGatgctgccaaaatttttttagaatttttaggaTTAGATTCTTTCATTTTAAACATCTTGATAGCATTttagaattttatatttattccTGAAATCCAATTTCTTGTTATAGGATATTGTGCTCTAGTAGTGGGTCCTAGAGATACTTTTGTCGATTAATTTGTTCATTTTCAATTCAGTTTTGTCTTCGATACCAGGTAAGtggataaatatttaaatttacattATATATGTTATTTTCTCATTATGAAAATAGGAACAAAAAATTATAGTTATgtgtttattaattaaaaaaaataagatttACAGTTATAGCTAAATAAATGATCGAATATATTCAATATATGCACCGAATAGATAGTATCTTGATGACAAGTAATTTATTTTCAGCTCAGCTTATCTTTATATTGTTTTTGGGATAGTGCTGGACATACAGATAGCGTTTGGGGCGAATATCAGGTGATTGCCCTTTGGGGGTAACTTTACACATGTGTATGATCAGCATTTTTATTGCTTTTGGGCTGTTAGTGTCATTATAAAGCCCAAGATACCAGTATTACTCTCAGACTGccagatttttattttattatctacAATAAGCGTATTGCCAGTATATTAGAATATTACAAATTTTATGATATTTTAGGAagaataattcaataatatttttagagaatgaattttattttaacttaattaTGTGATTTTGAAATAATTGATATTTATTCAGGTGATCTATTTTGACATAGTATGCTGTGTTATTAAATACCAAAACCTTGTTTTCTTCCCTTTATTatctatttatccattcattaaatTTATACTCacctttttttattttaactagtttttattaGCACGTGTGCTGCACAAgtgtatgttttttttttaaaaaaagtttaatattattatttaaacttttaaataatatttataatttaatggcATGTCTCatttcatgaaaattttaaataataaaattatttaatttaaaacatttttattaaCGTGTAATTATTTTTCATTGAGTATTGATTTTACAATATTAActgaattaatattaaatatatatatatatatatattaattttgtaaaaatattatttttctaattaaaattatttacatatagCAAGGGCTTTCTAAAAGTAAGAAAAATTGTTGTGTGGAACCTctctatatataaataaaataataaaaataaattatcgaTTTTTTTATACAAATGTAAGACGCGTACTAATTATTAATggttaaagttaacaaataaaagaaattaaagagaaattattaaataatttaatttagcattttatttgtaaattaaatatataaaattattttaataataatatcattATGAATAAatttgttatttaatttttaattataattttatatttatataattacaaataaaaatgaatGATGCGAGTGATTTAattaacttagttaacttagttTAAATGATGTGTTAGACTAAATTTATCTTAAAAAATCTTTTAAAATTAAGGATATGTTTGGCATTACTGTTAGAATTATTGTtgaaaaaattacttttttagatatactagttagagagtattaaaaaatatttaaaattaaatttaataagttttagtcataagaatactaaaataacaaaatagtttTTTTCAAACTGCTTGGCATTACTGTTGAAACTAcgaaaattacttttttttaatatactagttagaaagtattaaaaaataatttaaaattaaatttgataagttttagttataagaatactaaaataataaaataaattttttcaaattattttttcaatagcatctaaaataatacttttattcagaaaagtaaTTTCAGTCATTTAAACACAATGCCAAACAGGCattaaaatgatgaatttatttaaaaaagtaattttgaaTCTCGTAACGTAATGCTAAACAGgcattaaatttttgaaaataaaaaaatacaaaatatatatttaataataaaattttattttctattttatctATACCTTGAAGCCACGTCGCACGCTTCTTCGTCTTTGGTTGAGCGTACTTGAATTTGGTCTTTCTAATCTGTAATTAAAATCTAAAATATCATTCAATCCAAAATATAACTTGGAAAATTCAATCCTTcccaaatttaatttatttcttcattctcaaatcTTCATATTCATTGTTTCCTTGCCCTTCATCttcaatttgaatttttttattcttaTCTTCAATTACTTTAAAATGTAAagcagtaatttttttttttttatcatatttgtCAAGCAGTAATTCTTCAACATGAAAAGCAGTATTTCTCATCCAAACAATacaagggatttttttttttttttcatttctcccttttattttctcttcattttcacAGGACAATTAAGGATTCAAATAAAGGGTTAAGGATTTAAACAAAGGGTTAGTGTTTTGTAATGCAATAGAGTTCATTTTAGAGTGCAATTGTTTCAACTTTTGATAATAtagtttcattaatttttatctttaaattttaaaagagcTATTGATATGGGATTAACAAGTTTAAATCATGCTTAATTAATCTATGTATGTGTGTTGTCTTCTCTTAAGTGCCTTAATAGTGATTGTGATTTTCTTTCTATACATATGTAATAAGCACTATAATTTGGTGATGAAGTATCAAACTAATAGCACAGTCAATgttgatgaaagaacaaaaacaagCATAGGCCAATTGCTGCATATTGTAAATACATTgctaaagaaaaacaaagaacatAACAAAatctaagagagagagagagagagagaggccttGAAATGACTAATCAATACACTGAGTGGCTTACCAAGGCTCTGTTTCCATGTGCTCCATATTGTTATGACTTAATgattaagaaatatatatatatatatatatatatatatatatatatatatatatatatatattttttttttttttttatcttctacttttaattttaacaattttatttaatttaaaaaatattattgcaATTCTATTCAATTTTTTCAATCAAATCTTTCAACTTCATTTTTCAATTGATTCATAGACTCTCATGACTATTCAACCTCATTATTATTACTAACTATCACTCCAGCTTCATTATATATGATACCCAGAAtacattaaaattcttaattgttTAGATAAATCATATGGTTTTATTTACTCTCtctctttatttttattaagaaagtgtttgatttaatttataagtcagtcaaatctattaatttttaggtagaaagtcataaataatttagtatttaatttgacttataaaaactacttaaaataagttaaaagtcataaataaaataCATTTTACTTATTACTTatctacttattttaaaattaccTTTTGACCGAGTAAACGATTATATTATCCCAACAATTTCTAAAAATATTAACATTATCTTCATTTTAACAACTATAACACTAAATGATATAcactttttgttattttgataggTTAAATTCTTTTACCTTTTAACCAAATAATTACCTTTTTACCtacttatttataaaattaattttaagtagTTTGACCAAATAattacttatttatttttaaattaacttataaattaaaaaatatattttaagtcaAAAGTTAAAAGTAAGTAATTAAGCCAAACACCCATTTAAATCTCACGATTGTTTAATTTCTCATATGTGCCAAAATGAAACTTAGGAGGTATGGTATTCATGAGTGGCCATGGATAAAACAAAAAATGAAGTTGAAGGTTCAATTAGTTAAAAATCAGATACAATTGCAACAATTTTTTATAATCAGGATCCagttgttaaaattaaaattcataaatacaattgaaaaacaaaaaaaaaaattagactttttatttttaatcattaGACCTATTTCCATTAGTTGTTTTATTTTCTCAATTTCATGAACAATATGGAAGGGTCAAAGTAACATGATTTCAGGAAAGTATTTATTCCCCCACAGTCAAGATAGTTAAAACattatgctaataaaatagaCCCTCTAACTTTAGGCTATGCCATACCAAACATGACCTTAGTACTTACATTATTATTTTGATTATGTCATATTAAACATGACCCTCTAATCTCAACTAAAATTTGGAGAGTCCAATTCAACTCGGTACACACACTTGAATAATATATCTCTACACATATTACAACCAAAGGTAAATTTGTAGTCACATAGGAGTGTCTAAGAGGTAAGGTCGAAATACCTGCACatataaatttaagaaaattaatacAACTTCTTGCCAGGAGGAACTCACTGCACTAAAAATTATCTCTTTTTGTTACCTAGAGAAAACTAGTTAAACAGAAATAAATGTTTTATTCAGAGAGTTATAATATTGAGTAAAATTATAAGTTCTTTATCTGTCTAGCATTAATACAATCCTAGCATGAATAATGCAATACCGAACACATAGAACTTACAAATCACCAAAATTTATGTATAATAAGATAATTTAGAGTTACATGCACCATAGACATGCGAATGCAATGCAGACACACCACAAAAAAGGGTCATCTTGATCACTGAATCTACAACATCAATAAAAGCAAACATATAACGAGTCCAACTCAACTCTGAGAACCTAAATACAATAAATAGGGAGCCTAGCTCCACCTTCTCATACACATTCACACGTACGCGCGCTCGTGCACACAAGCACACAAACAATCTAGGCTAGTAAGCATCCTACCATTGACAACCTACCCCTCACCCATATACATATCCTGAGATGTAGTGCAAGCTGCCATGGACAACCTCTACATATATATATTGGacagaaaattcaaaaatttagagattttcatGATTATAACCAAAACTTTAAATCGTATGTATCATAATAAAATCTTGGTTAGTTATCACAATTGTGGCCAAAGggataattaaattttgaaaagttaatggtaaattataatataattcctGAAGTTTTAATTgattaacaaaataatttattggttttaactttatatttaaatattttttatttattatacaacatatttttataatataaaatgtatttataatatttataagtgATCCAAATCACAttcaattgaattaaaaaaattaattttctctttttttaatcaaaattcaAATTGATCATGTCAATCTAAGTAGATTAATTtcgaattgaattaaaatatatgTAACTCTAATTAGTGGATTatgttttgattttattttaaattttatgaatctGCAGGGGTTTAGTTgcaaaatttttttaagaaaatattattataaagatATAATATTCTGATGGCTATTTCTATTCTTTTATAtactaatttgaattttttttatatttctaaaaGCTAATGTGGAAGTTgtgttaatttctttattttttttttaccgtttttaatgatttttattttataaaattttcattaaataaaaatataataacaaaATAAATAGGAGTTAGAAAAACTCCGCAGCAACGGGCAGGCACTAtgcatataattaaaaaaattatattaacattaatttaaaagattatttatagaattataaaaaaaaactaattagtCATAACTGGTaggattattttaataattagctAAAAATACTcgtatatatatatgtttgtcataattaatgaaaaaaaataatccAAATAAAATGCGAAGAAAAATATGTATAGAAATTAGGATGATACTGAGTAGATACCCAGTGAAAATCATCCAACTCGAATATGAAActcaattaatattattaaagctCGAACTTGTCTCAaactcgattaaaatttatttttaactactCGAATCCGTCTCAAATCTGattattattatccaaaaaaatctcaaacctatttaattttatatatttttaattaataatttacataaaaaattatttgaataataatttatattttaaaaatttaataatttcataaaatatttaaaattctattttttataaaataaatatataaaaatttataaatattattaaaagatatatattttttatatttaattaagtattataTAAATAGGTTTAGGTAACGGATATCCAACTTGTAAAACCTAAATCCAACTCGAACCTATTACAGATATTATTTTTCAAACCTAAACCTATCTCAAATCTGATAATATAATATCTAAATTCGTCCTATTAAGATTTTACTGGATTAGATACTCATAAAAATTTGATTCGTTGCCATCCTTAATAGAAATGAAAGCAATATGTAACAATAAATGTCTAACATATAAAATCTAAATCTAATCCGAATCTGttacaaatattatttttttaaattcaaatttaattatataatacttAAATTCATTCTATTAAGATTCTATTACATCATATAGTCATAAAAATTCGACACATTTGCCATCCCTGATAGAAATGAAAGCTGGGGATAACACACACTACACAAAGTCCCAGTCTGTGTCCTTGCATTTTTAAAAGCTAAAACAACAGATTGGCGCCTAAAGATAACTCATTGAAacacaaaataaagaaaacaGGGGAAAGAGATTTATTTATATCTGGCTTGCGACGAAGATGCTGGAGCTGAAGTACAGTGATAAGGCTGGGACTAATCAACTTCAAAGTAATGATTTTcataaaaaagaataaaaaaactgATGTGATTTGGAtgacttataaatatattttatatcatataataaataaaaagtatTTAAATACGTATAAATCAATAAtctattttattaatcaaataaaactcCAAAAATTAGATTATAATTTTCTgttaactttttaaattttattttaatccctttgattatatttatatatagtgAATACATGGACATACCAAAACATATAAAATgctattgaaattaaaaaaatattcaaaAATCTAACTCACAAAGCTAACAAGTATATAGTACCTTGATTAATTAGGAAGAGGTAGAAATGTAGCCCCGATCACCTATTCAAAATGTACAAAACAATAATTACCATACAAACAGAAATAAGAAATAAAGGCATAATGGATTCAAAACAATACCCTAAAATTCTGCTAAAATTTTGTAGAATTTTTTCAGTACCTACGATCCAATTctctacaagaaaatacaataataaAGCAACAACATCACCAATGGCCTCAGACCCATAATGCTGTGTATTCAATGCCCATTCAAGACTTACAAGGTTTACCTAAATAATTTTTGTCCACAATTCTCTGCTATGCCTAAACCCTAATACCGAATGAACAATTATCTGTATAgcctcaaaaattctaaaaattttcttgGAGTCCATCATGTGGTCCTTAAGTTATCCCAattcattttaaataattttatagagttaggaatattttattaaactacATTAAGTAGCCCTAACTTATTGTGAGGTTGAGTGGAACTAAGAGAGGAGAATTGACGAGATCACGAGTGGGGAAATGGGAAAGAAGAGAAAAATCAAGAGGGGAGAGGAGCCATGAAAGAAAGGAAACTGGGAAAGTAAAAGTTAAATGTAAAGCAAAAGTTAAATGCTGTGTTTGAAGGATTTCGGTTCGGTTGAatttcattgattttttttttctctttaaagttCGAGTTGAtagatttaaatttataaaaataaaaattgaactgaattatctaataaattaaataaaaattgcaAATTACATCAATTTGAtcgatttttttatttgaattgaattttgcTTACATGAGTGTAACAATTAGAACACAACTTAGAGGCCACCAAAccaaaaagaggaaaaaaaaaaaaaaaaaaaaccttaatggCCAAAGAAGCTAAatcatttttgtattttttttaatattatctaaagcCATTAGTTTTAGCAATTTTATCCAATTTGCCAAAAATTATTGTAATTCTATCCAAGTTTTTTTAGTTGATTCTTCGACTCtactttttaattgatttatagTAACTCACAATGATCCAACCTTACTGCTGTTATCATTACTTTTTAATGGGATCGTGCACGGTCTTCTGTGTTctgaatcaaattaaaaaattatattgaattaaaattattttaatatttaaatttaattttaatttttcactgaaAATCAAATTAGAATTACACAAAAATCGTATCAAATTGAAATCAAATtgagaataaaatttatatatatgttttttagatgtattatatatttttaatatatatatacacatataattatgaaataaataaaatataatattttattttatttctctatattttcttaatacttttaactattaatatattaaattactttataatccttaattataaatgtagattatcctatatatatatatatatatatatatatatatatatatatatatatattaattaataattatatttatatattataattaaatattatataattaataaatagttaaaatatatattataatatgtttatattattatattatataatatatttaattataaattatatgaacaccttataatttaatattatataatttaaaaataacttaaagatatattatatgatatattatgtattaatatcccattcaaaatttaaatgctaatttAAATACGACTTTTTAAGGAAATAACTACATCAAATTGTTTCAAGATTTGAAAATCGAATCGAAATCATACCAAATcgaatcaaaattgaaaaattaagaaCCAAATTAAAACCGAAATAATAAAAAACCGAATCAAAACTATACCgaaatttcaatttgattttaatttctaaatagaCCCAAAACCAAATCAGAATCGCATGCCCCCTACTTTTTAACTTCATTTTGGCATCCATAATGTTTCAAAATTCTTAACTATTTGGTCAAATAGGATAGTTTTGTTGACCCACTCTTTCTTCTTCTCATCATCAAATTTTCGTCACTATTTGGCGTTCtagtttttattttcttattatatttaatttataaaatcatcaaaatttgaaggatttgttcaaatagaaaattgtttaaaaacaATAATTAATACTATTTTTGCATTGTTAGCGTTataattttattgttaaaaaaaaaaattcacttgAGTAAAGTATATTATGAAGAATTAATCCATTTGCGCTACACTTGAGATATATTCAAAGACTTCTACAAGCAttttccataataataataataataataataataataataataataataatataaatagaaGAACTTTTACctataattttgatttttcttcagtCTCCCCAGGTCCAAGGATAGGCCGTCCCTAATTTTCTGCAACTTGGTGACAGCCTCACTAATGCCCATTCTTTCTGAAGGTGAATACATAGAACATGCCAACCCAATACTTAGAATTGAGGCAATGGATTCTTGAATATATTGTGCAAATGCTTCCTCCTTTTCTCCTCCAAAAATCTGTGGATCTACAATCTCCATAACCCGATTCGTCAATGCCATTCTAACATAGTTATGGAGGTCTATGCCATCTTCGAACATGTTATCAGTGGGTCTCTTTCCTGTGAACATTTCTAGCAAGAGAATTCCATAGCTGTACAGGTCACCAAATTCGGAGACTTGGCTCCCTAAACCATATTCTGCAACACAAACCATTTATACATaccattaatatatatattaactaTATGATGAAGTTGATAAGAAATCTTTTTAAGATAAGGCTCATTAACTTGTCACTCAGGATTATAATATAATTAGCTCCAGAGGTTTGAGCCATATAATTTCCTGAGAAACTTGCCCATTCCTAACTGATTGCAAAACATCTATGAATTGTTCATTAATACTTGACATGTTCTTGGAATCTTTGAGTATTTTCAATAGacaatttcttttttgaatcttTGTATCACACCAAATATATATTACTCTTAACGATTTTGACAAATTAGAAAGCTTCTTTTCATAATAGAAATATGAAAAAGATCAAGTGAGGTACCTGGAGCCGCATACCCAATTGATCCTTTCACTACTAGAGAGCTTCTTTCGCTGTCTTCACCAAGAAACCTAACCAATCCAAAATCACCAACATGAGCAATCATGGATGAGTCCAAAAGGATATTGCTCGGTTTTACATCACAATGAACTATTGGCTTATGGCAACCATGATGAAGATAGTTGAGTGCATAAGCCACATCAATTGCAATATTTATCCTCTGAAGAATTGTTAGATTCCTGGTCTCAATGCATGTCTCATCTGCGGTGATCCCATTAGCTGGATGTAGCCATTGTTCAAGGCTCCCATTAACCATGAAGTCGTACACCAAAGCCTTGAAATCATTACCTTGAAAATCAACACTCGAACAAGCAGTTAATATCTTGACAAGATTTCGATGCCTGATATTTCTCAAGGCTTCGCATTCAGCTATAAAACTCTTGAAAGCACCTTGGCGTTGAAGGTTTAGAACTTTGACAGCTACAGGACTTTCTTCTTGATCAAATTTTGCTTTGTAAACGCATCCAAAACTTCCACTTCCAATCAAATTGGATGAAGAAAACCCATCGGTTGCTTTCAAGATGCTTCTATAAGAAACTCTTTGAGGAGAATCCTCATTCGAGGAAGGGCCTATAGGAAGTTCCTTGTTGGCTTTTCTTAACCGAAAGGTAAGGAAACAAAGTAGCAGTGCTATTGCAGAAAGCCCACAACTCACAGGAATAACTACTTTCAGGACAACAGGGAAGCTTTGTTTCTTTGTACTGCATGTTGGCAATTCTAATTCTGGTATGCCTCCACAAAGCAAATGGTTTCCTGCCAAGGAAATTTCACTTGCATTCTTGAAGACACCATTGTTTGGAACTTCACCCTCAAAATTATTGAAGGAAAGATTCAAATTCCTTAAGAACATGAAGCTCTCCAAATATCTTGGAATTGGACCAGACAAGTTGTTTCTTGAAAGATCTAAATCTTCAAGGCCTCTCAATGACATCAAGGAAGGAACAGTACCTTGAAAGAAGTTACCCTCCATTAGTAAACTTACCAAGCTTGTACAACTGCTAAGACTGCTAGGAATATTGCCAGATATCATGTTATTAGAAACATCAAAAGTAACAAGATTCTTCAAAGTAGTAAATTCTGAAGGTAATGAACCATTCAGATTGTTATAAGATAGGTCTAAAAAAGTTAGTGAGGGCAAGCTGTTGAAAATCTCGTTAGGTATGAGCCCAGAGATGTTGGTTTGATAAATATAGAGCTTGGATAAGCGTCGGCATTCACTTAGTCTTAAAGGTATGTTCCCAATCAAAGGATTCTGTCCTAGGTAGAGGTCACCAATCATAGTCAAATTTCCTAGAGAGGAAGGGATGTTGCCTGTGAGTTTATTTCCTGATAAATTCAAGAATTGGAGCTTTCGAAGTTTGCCAATTTTGTCAGGGATTGTACCCGTTAGTTCATTGCTCCCCATGCTCAACATTTCTAGATTGAAAAGATTTGTTAAGCCATCAGGAATATTTCCAAATATTCGATTTCTTTCTAGTGTCATAAATACAAGTTGGTTTGAAAGGTTGGCTATAGAATTTGGCAACATCCCACCAAAGTTATTGTCGTTTAGACCCAATCGACGCAAATTGGTACAATTTGTGAGATAGGACAGGAAACTCAACCCATTAAAATCTGCTATTCCGCTTCCAAGATTATTTTCTGAAATGCCTAACCAGTACAGATTCACCAATCTTCCCAACTGAGGAACTTTTCCTTCAAAGTAATTCTTCCCAATCATGATTGCAGATAGTTCCTGAGCATTAGACAGGGAAGCAGGAATGGGtccattaaatttattattgaaaaGGTTAAGCCTCTGTAGGTTTGGAAGTGTAAATCCCAAGTCTGAGGGAAGACTCCCCTGGAGTAGGTTTAGTGGTACAGAGAATATTTTGATAGAAGAAAGATTGTAAATAGAGGAAGGGATTGTACCAGACAACATATTGAGTCCAAGCGCTAAAACCCTTAACTTCACTAACCGGCCAAGAGAGTCTGGGATCGTCCCTCCGAACTTGTTACCTGCGGCTCGGACGATTTCAAGAGATGATAAATTGCCAAGGAAAGGTGGAACTCCTCCTGTCAGATTGTTTTCAGGGATAACAAGTTGCTGGAGCTTGAACAAAGACTCCAACTCCTTTGGT includes:
- the LOC131172494 gene encoding probable LRR receptor-like serine/threonine-protein kinase At3g47570, whose translation is MVAGGSVIMSLFIHAILLSYLICQSNHGFTAIAASSLGGNETDRTALLAFKDKITDDPLHVMSSWNNSVHFCDWFGVTCGRRHWRVTVLDLQEKKLVGSLSPLLGNLSFLKTLSLLNNGFSGQIPQELGNLFRLRVLSLENNSFTGEIPSNISHCTNVVYLGLGGNKLVGSIPKELESLFKLQQLVIPENNLTGGVPPFLGNLSSLEIVRAAGNKFGGTIPDSLGRLVKLRVLALGLNMLSGTIPSSIYNLSSIKIFSVPLNLLQGSLPSDLGFTLPNLQRLNLFNNKFNGPIPASLSNAQELSAIMIGKNYFEGKVPQLGRLVNLYWLGISENNLGSGIADFNGLSFLSYLTNCTNLRRLGLNDNNFGGMLPNSIANLSNQLVFMTLERNRIFGNIPDGLTNLFNLEMLSMGSNELTGTIPDKIGKLRKLQFLNLSGNKLTGNIPSSLGNLTMIGDLYLGQNPLIGNIPLRLSECRRLSKLYIYQTNISGLIPNEIFNSLPSLTFLDLSYNNLNGSLPSEFTTLKNLVTFDVSNNMISGNIPSSLSSCTSLVSLLMEGNFFQGTVPSLMSLRGLEDLDLSRNNLSGPIPRYLESFMFLRNLNLSFNNFEGEVPNNGVFKNASEISLAGNHLLCGGIPELELPTCSTKKQSFPVVLKVVIPVSCGLSAIALLLCFLTFRLRKANKELPIGPSSNEDSPQRVSYRSILKATDGFSSSNLIGSGSFGCVYKAKFDQEESPVAVKVLNLQRQGAFKSFIAECEALRNIRHRNLVKILTACSSVDFQGNDFKALVYDFMVNGSLEQWLHPANGITADETCIETRNLTILQRINIAIDVAYALNYLHHGCHKPIVHCDVKPSNILLDSSMIAHVGDFGLVRFLGEDSERSSLVVKGSIGYAAPEYGLGSQVSEFGDLYSYGILLLEMFTGKRPTDNMFEDGIDLHNYVRMALTNRVMEIVDPQIFGGEKEEAFAQYIQESIASILSIGLACSMYSPSERMGISEAVTKLQKIRDGLSLDLGRLKKNQNYR